A DNA window from Xyrauchen texanus isolate HMW12.3.18 chromosome 6, RBS_HiC_50CHRs, whole genome shotgun sequence contains the following coding sequences:
- the LOC127644905 gene encoding zinc finger protein 239-like: MIIKEEIEDMSYPESCSSNVMKNEAAEEQRDLMDMKEENQELNEVEEKHRPDQTLHDFITGLTEPNQHQVPSGTCLSAPEKMEFIKEESEDVSISEPFRLKKEDTEEQRELMKVKEESEELNEEQKHNCQKPGDFITGEKSFSSPKTEKKHSGKRTQKRKATCLLCGKSLTHKGNLSKHMRIHTGEKPFTCHQCGKSFTQACSLKNHLSVHSEEKSYSCGQCGKIFSSASVLRIHRKIHSIERPYKCSVCGNSYTLLHNLKEHQRKHTGVKDHVCSECGKAFYSVYDLKRHKRIHTGEKPYKCSHCGKSFTISGNLKAHERVHTGEKPYNCTSCGKTFISVEQLKAHERVHTGEKPFHCTSCGKSFTQASSLLTHRKKHCPGLSQ; encoded by the exons ATGATTATTAAAGAAGAGATTGAGGACATGAGTTATCCAGAATCATGCagttcaaatgtcatgaaaaatgaagctgctgaggaacaaagag aTCTGATGGACATGAAAGAGGAAAATCAAGAACTAAATGAAGTCGAAGAGAAACACCGTCCAGATCAGACACTTCATGATTTCATAACTG GTTTAACAGAGCCAAACCAACACCAAGTACCCTCTGGAACCTGTTTAAGTGCCCCGGAAAAGATGGAGTttattaaagaggagagtgaagacgTCAGTATTTCAGAACCATTCAGACTGAAAaaagaagatactgaggaacaaagag AGCtgatgaaagtgaaagaggaaagtgaGGAGCTGAATGAAGAGCAAAAGCATAATTGTCAGAAACCTGGTGATTtcataactggagaaaaatcttttagTAGCCCCAAGACTGAAAAGAAACACTCAGGAAAAAGAACTCAAAAAAGAAAAGCCACATGTCTTCTGTGTGGAAAGAGTTTAACACATAAAGGGAACCTTAGtaagcacatgagaattcacactggagaaaagcccttcacatgccatcagtgtggaaagagttttacacaaGCATGTAGTCTCAAAAATCATCTGTCTGTGCACTCTGAAGAAAAGTCTTATAGCTGTGGTCAGTGCGGCAAAATATTTTCTTCAGCATCAGTTTTAAGAATACACCGGAAAATTCATTCAATTGAGAGGCCGTACAAGTGTTCAGTATGTGGAAATAGTTATACACTGCTGCACAATTTAAAAGAGCACCAGAGAAAACACACCGGTGTGAAAGATCATGTGTGCTCTGAGTGTGGTAAAGCTTTTTACAGTGTTTATGACTTGAAACGTCAcaaaagaattcacactggagaaaaaccttacaagtgttcacattgtgggaagagtttcactaTTTCAGGAAACCTGAAAGCACATGAGCGAGTACATACTGGAGAAAAGCCGTACAactgcacttcatgtgggaagaCTTTCATTTCGGTTGAACAACTGAAAGCACATGAgcgagtgcatactggagagaagccattccactgcacttcatgtgggaagagtttcacccAAGCAAGCTCTCTACTGACTCATAGAAAAAAGCATTGTCCAGGGTTGTCACAGTGA
- the LOC127644880 gene encoding uncharacterized protein LOC127644880 isoform X13: protein MIIKEEIEDMSYPESCSSNVMKNEAAEEQRDLMDVKEENQELNEVEEKHHPDQTLHDFITGLTEQNQHQVPSGTCLSAPEKMELIKEELKDVSDVSDESEDVSISEPFRLKYKHTKKKRVFIPKAKITGESCPLCLRMYSHLSQHLRVMHNVKNKKERLLLLALESGRINVREGCCPMPGCGKDTTRLDRHLRTHRELSRVAQKEAMVLCKRKKILSELASLRASDPDVPMVSTLDLEEDKPVLEDPEVPLDTEEECSNTTCKLQTQKLTSLVADLNLQVDTLTEALRNVTRRYRLLKRRSSAQASTRIGQVTQRLLSSLVSDDSKEVSANEQPSTSQQLSTQLGPEPKKDPHYPEHMAVLNELLEEYRRHQEGPDPSNKMKENVSGKIYMIKKFIAFMAQGKEKLDTLIFLNKMARLRAWISSLQQAKIKDTTIQHYILNIAKFVSFVRDTPPPSCRLSKQVLVRIQQELRGLLKSMKRGMALHQVSMKQVKESRVLSIETLLKCRSLAKQAIPKILTLLESDPTPKLQWKFYGHFVAFLASIYGHQGGVYQNMTIKRVEGARKSTTENAYLINIISHKTNQMFGPAQIALSEEEYEWTRHFLRIKDMLPGGKDAEFFFFTSRPNPCKSLNNFLQEAWKSMGLPGCPTFTDLQNSIDDHYTHITDNRMKISKFMCHGVGTVDKFYPIPLNAKQDVKNRRSFEATLEGPEWSPEKEQHQQKRKRQGQMADHPCKRSMPKGSPATPDRSITSGSGTLEEIVVKYQETGVSSIKSSKDAEEASGPSGEGQVSEPSREDEASEPSRKGKASEANGKGEASEASWEGQVSEHSSPSQ, encoded by the exons GATTAACAGAGCAAAACCAACACCAAGTACCCTCTGGAACATGTTTAAGTGCCCCAGAAAAGATGGAGTTAATTAAAGAGGAGTTGAAAGATGTGAGTGATGTGAGTGATGAGAGTGAAGACGTCAGTATTTCAGAACCATTCAGACTGAAGTATAAACATACTAAGAAAAAAAGAG TTTTTATCCCAAAAGCAAAAATAACTGGGGAGTCATGCCCGCTGTGCCTGCGGATGTACTCTCATCTGAGCCAGCATCttcgtgtcatgcacaatgtaAAGAACAAGAAGGAAAGGCTGCTGCTGTTGGCACTGGAGTCAGGACGGATCAATGTCCGTGAAGGATGTTGCCCCATGCCAGGCTGTGGTAAAGACACAACCAGGTTAGACCGGCACCTCCGTACCCACAGGGAGCTCTCAAGGGTGGCTCAGAAAGAAGCAATGGTGCTCTGCAAGAGAAAGAAGATCCTCTCTGAACTGGCTTCACTCAGGGCATCTGATCCAGATGTGCCCATGGTGTCTACCCTTGATTTGGAGGAGGACAAACCTGTGTTGGAGGATCCTGAAGTACCTTTGGACACAGAGGAGGAGTGCAGCAACACCACCTGTAAGCTCCAAACCCAAAAGCTGACCTCACTGGTGGCAGACTTGAATCTCCAGGTGGACACACTAACAGAAGCGCTGCGAAATGTCACCCGCCGGTACCGGTTGCTTAAGAGGAGGTCATCTGCCCAGGCTTCGACCAGGATAGGCCAGGTAACACAAAGACTCCTCTCCTCTCTCGTGTCTGACGATAGCAAGGAAGTCTCTGCAAATGAGCAGCCCTCCACAAGCCAGCAGCTTTCCACCCAGCTCGGCCCAGAGCCAAAAAAAGACCCTCATTACCCTGAACACATGGCAGTACTGA ATGAGCTCCTTGAGGAATACAGGAGGCATCAGGAGGGTCCAGACCCTTCAAACAAAATGAAGGAGAACGTCAGTGGTAAAATCTACATGATAAAAAAATTCATTGCCTTCATGGCGCAAGGCAAGGAGAAACTTGACACCCTCATCTTCCTCAACAAGATGGCCAGGTTACGGGC GTGGATCAGCTCCCTCCAGCAAGCCAAAATCAAGGACACAACCATCCAGCACTATATCTTAAACATAGCCAAGTTTGTGAGTTTTGTCAGAGACACCCCTCCTCCGAGCTGCCGCCTCTCAAAACAAGTCCTTGTCAGGATCCAGCAGGAGCTAAGGGGCCTGTTGAAATCCATGAAAAGGGGCATGGCATTGCATCAGGTGTCAATGAAGCAAGTAAAAGAGTCACGGGTGCTCAGCATAGAGACTCTTTTGAAGTGCCGGAGTCTGGCAAAGCAGGCCATCCCAAAAATCCTAA CCCTCCTTGAGAGCGACCCCACCCCCAAGCTGCAATGGAAGTTTTATGGCCACTTTGTGGCTTTTCTTGCCTCCATCTATGGTCACCAGGGTGGAGTTTACCAGAATATGACCATCAAAAGGGTGGAGGGGGCGAGGAAATCCACCACCGAAAACGCCTACCTGATCAAC ATAATATCTCACAAAACCAATCAGATGTTCGGGCCTGCCCAAATTGCACTTTCAGAGGAGGAGTACGAATGGACACGGCACTTCCTGCGCATTAAGGACATGCTGCCGGGCGGGAAGGAtgcagaatttttcttttttacatccaGACCGAACCCGTGCAAAAGTTTGAACAACTTCCTTCAAGAAGCCTGGAAATCAATGGGCCTGCCCGGGTGTCCAACATTTACAGACCTCCAAAACTCCATCGACGACCAC TACACGCACATCACTGACAACCGCATGAAAATCTCAAAGTTCATGTGCCATGGCGTCGGGACGGTGGATAAATTCTACCCCATACCTCTAAATGCCAAGCAAGACGTGAAGAACCGCAGGTCCTTCGAGGCCACATTGGAGGGTCCCGAATGGTCTCCTGAAAAAGAGCAGCATCAGCAGAAGCGGAAACGACAAGGCCAGATGGCAGATCACCCCTGCAAGCGCTCTATGCCAAAGGGCTCACCAGCCACCCCTGATCGGTCCATCACTTCGGGCAGCGGCACCCTCGAGGAGATTGTGGTGAAGTACCAGGAGACAGGGGTGTCCAGCATCAAGTCCAGCAAG GATGCAGAAGAAGCATCGGGGCCCAGTGGGGAAGGCCAGGTGTCCGAGCCTAGCAGGGAAGATGAGGCCTCAGAGCCTAGCAGGAAAGGCAAGGCATCGGAGGCAAACGGGAAAGGCGAGGCGTCGGAGGCCAGCTGGGAAGGCCAGGTATCTGAGCACAGTTCACCCAGCCAGTAA